A stretch of Myxococcus guangdongensis DNA encodes these proteins:
- a CDS encoding cyclic nucleotide-binding domain-containing protein — protein sequence MPKHLRLIPTAEVVPAERRRPSRVSPPEETPEDTSEDLRNARDLGAELLASGDLEGSLAAFREAVRLAPDGLTYRQKVAELLQRMGRTREALAEYQVLAESWSRTGWVLRAIAVCKVMLQLDLRHAWARSLLEELQARRGLPHASSRDPLPPCAVDTKPERLLVSDLEEARKGALRGSPVFSGLSPSLRGAVEDSLEPVVLQAGERILNRGEAAQALFVLLRGRCSVFHPHLDGHETAYVELKEGDVFGEISLLRSKLVTASVRTVTACLLMKLERSRFDWLLQEAPGLRLELLRLGAGRLSRTSDLLSRR from the coding sequence ATGCCCAAACACTTGCGTCTGATTCCTACCGCGGAGGTTGTTCCCGCGGAGCGCCGTCGTCCGTCCCGCGTGTCGCCTCCCGAGGAGACGCCGGAGGACACCTCCGAGGACTTGCGAAACGCGAGAGACCTCGGCGCGGAGCTGCTGGCCTCGGGCGACCTGGAGGGTTCGCTCGCGGCCTTCCGTGAAGCGGTGCGCCTGGCTCCCGACGGGCTCACCTACCGGCAGAAGGTGGCGGAGCTGCTGCAGAGGATGGGGAGGACCCGGGAGGCCCTCGCCGAGTATCAGGTCCTCGCCGAATCCTGGTCCAGGACGGGCTGGGTGCTGCGCGCCATCGCGGTGTGCAAGGTCATGCTCCAACTCGACCTGAGACACGCCTGGGCCCGGAGCCTGCTCGAGGAGCTCCAGGCTCGGCGTGGTCTGCCCCACGCTTCGTCGCGGGACCCCCTCCCTCCGTGCGCCGTGGACACGAAGCCGGAGCGCTTGCTCGTGTCGGACCTCGAGGAGGCCCGGAAGGGGGCGCTGCGAGGCAGTCCCGTGTTCTCGGGGCTGTCTCCATCGTTGCGTGGCGCGGTCGAGGACTCGCTGGAGCCTGTCGTGCTCCAGGCAGGTGAGCGGATCCTGAACCGAGGCGAGGCGGCGCAGGCCCTCTTCGTGCTCCTGCGCGGCCGATGCTCGGTGTTCCACCCGCACCTGGATGGTCACGAGACGGCCTATGTGGAGCTGAAGGAGGGCGATGTGTTCGGCGAGATTTCACTGCTGCGCAGCAAGCTGGTGACGGCCTCGGTCCGGACGGTCACCGCCTGTCTGCTGATGAAGCTGGAGCGCTCGCGGTTCGATTGGCTCCTCCAGGAGGCTCCGGGGCTGCGCCTCGAGCTGCTGCGACTGGGCGCCGGGCGCCTGTCTCGCACCTCCGACCTATTGTCCAGGCGGTGA
- a CDS encoding S8 family serine peptidase, with translation MSHWRSVVALVAGLSSTTSLAEAPVFRAQQDRVGLMRDARGRAHYLVDLEDSAAHAFLAKAAPPADGFDSHHDLPTRHLVNDLRLAHAVTPTNLISHVGKGFSAYLTEEQVERLSKDPRVKRLTEDAPVDFSAVWSNSGTTTVIPWGIQAVGGSQTSNGSRTVYVLDTGVAPHSNLPFVERLVAMPGNSPTGCYPHATHVAGIIGARPTPQGGVVGVNKGARIVSVAVGQNDPGVTTCSSGGNTVGIGLGLDLVYERILASGTVGIINISMNGPDFKEGRALGDKLRVLATPNPSVGYPGAFIAQSAGNDHRDACNYSFNTPSPSDGIMVVGAIDNNAQPVQQLAGVDHIRNQPLAGDGAGSNYGRCVETWAPGQVIRSTWPGGYADLSGTSMAAPHVAGLAAFLAESQGLTTPAQIEQAVRARHVTNSGSTATMPNLQLQSVISQPTVALGNNGLASHFQQYNTDPFILRYGSAGAARCSIKTYRNNVLLSQNLNLTPNDTVPTAPQTSGQYRWVLECANAANTRSATTQITATILRGVSKVVWVIQSTSTGNVPQEFSGASTRINTNRFSWAPNTTVSQRYESVGADSCVVTTTGLNNFGWATTELWSSGTYPPSVDFGTLHLGNPATQPAPGPFELIRWHVQCSNAEGSTLGATIHGFQSL, from the coding sequence ATGTCTCACTGGAGAAGTGTCGTCGCATTGGTCGCGGGTTTGTCGAGCACCACGTCGCTGGCGGAAGCGCCTGTCTTCCGTGCACAGCAGGACCGCGTGGGGTTGATGCGCGATGCGCGGGGCCGAGCGCATTACCTCGTCGACCTGGAGGACTCCGCGGCGCACGCGTTCCTGGCGAAGGCAGCGCCCCCGGCCGACGGCTTCGACAGCCACCACGACCTGCCGACCCGGCACCTGGTCAATGACTTGAGGCTGGCGCACGCGGTCACCCCCACGAACCTCATCAGCCACGTCGGCAAGGGCTTCTCGGCCTATCTCACCGAGGAGCAGGTGGAGCGGCTGAGCAAGGACCCTCGCGTCAAGCGGCTGACCGAGGATGCCCCCGTGGACTTCAGCGCCGTGTGGAGCAACTCCGGCACGACGACCGTGATTCCCTGGGGCATCCAAGCCGTCGGTGGGTCGCAGACGAGCAATGGCTCGCGCACCGTCTACGTGCTCGACACCGGCGTGGCGCCTCACTCGAACCTCCCGTTCGTCGAGCGGCTCGTGGCCATGCCCGGAAACTCCCCCACGGGCTGCTATCCGCACGCGACGCATGTGGCGGGAATCATCGGCGCCAGGCCCACGCCCCAGGGCGGAGTGGTGGGCGTCAACAAGGGGGCGCGCATCGTCTCGGTGGCCGTCGGACAGAACGACCCGGGCGTCACGACCTGCTCGTCCGGCGGGAACACCGTGGGAATCGGGTTGGGGCTGGACCTCGTCTACGAGCGCATCCTCGCCTCCGGCACGGTCGGCATCATCAACATCTCGATGAACGGCCCCGACTTCAAGGAAGGCAGGGCCCTCGGCGACAAGCTGCGGGTCCTCGCGACGCCGAACCCGTCCGTGGGATATCCCGGCGCGTTCATCGCCCAGTCCGCCGGGAACGACCACCGGGACGCGTGCAACTATTCCTTCAACACGCCGAGCCCCAGCGACGGAATCATGGTCGTCGGCGCCATCGACAACAATGCACAGCCCGTCCAGCAGTTGGCGGGCGTGGACCACATTCGCAACCAGCCGCTCGCGGGTGATGGCGCGGGCTCGAACTACGGCCGGTGCGTGGAGACGTGGGCACCCGGTCAGGTCATCCGCTCGACGTGGCCCGGGGGCTACGCCGACCTGTCCGGTACGTCGATGGCGGCGCCGCACGTCGCGGGCCTCGCCGCGTTCCTCGCGGAATCGCAAGGACTGACGACCCCCGCGCAGATTGAACAGGCGGTCCGGGCGCGCCACGTGACGAACTCCGGCTCCACCGCGACGATGCCCAATCTACAGCTGCAGTCCGTGATTTCCCAGCCCACGGTGGCGCTCGGAAACAACGGCCTCGCCAGCCACTTCCAGCAATACAACACCGACCCGTTCATCCTGCGCTATGGCTCGGCCGGCGCGGCGCGCTGCTCCATCAAGACCTATCGGAACAACGTCCTGCTTTCCCAGAACCTCAACCTCACGCCCAACGACACGGTGCCCACGGCGCCTCAGACGTCGGGCCAGTACCGGTGGGTGCTGGAGTGCGCGAATGCCGCCAACACGCGCTCCGCCACCACCCAGATCACGGCGACCATCCTGCGAGGCGTCTCCAAGGTGGTCTGGGTCATCCAGAGCACGAGCACGGGCAATGTCCCGCAGGAGTTCTCCGGAGCGAGCACCCGCATCAACACGAACCGGTTCAGCTGGGCCCCCAACACGACGGTGTCCCAGCGCTACGAGAGCGTGGGCGCCGACTCGTGCGTGGTGACGACCACGGGGCTCAACAACTTCGGTTGGGCCACCACGGAGCTGTGGAGCAGCGGCACCTATCCCCCGTCGGTCGACTTCGGGACGCTCCACCTGGGCAACCCCGCCACGCAGCCGGCGCCCGGGCCCTTCGAACTGATTCGCTGGCACGTCCAGTGTTCCAACGCCGAAGGCAGCACCCTGGGCGCCACGATTCACGGCTTCCAGAGTCTCTGA
- a CDS encoding DUF692 domain-containing protein produces the protein MVSLRELPFLGVGIGFRPELQKEQSRHLDRIDWFELIADRYLRSVPESIERARAMKGRQALVPHGLELSVGTEGPLDLQYCDEVAELVRTLRAPFYSDHLCMTKAGGFEIGQLTPLPFTEAAARRAARKARDIQRLLGVPFLLENVSYSFAFPSPMTEQAFVSRVVTEADCGLLLDLTNVFINSQNHRYDPYAFLEALPLDRVIQIHLAGGEKHGGRWVDSHSQSVDAHPEVWRLLEYVVARSPVRAVLIERDQNFPSEFQEMLQDIEHAREILGRRGAVEAPAPAALPPELDASPALLPVDEPRFQAALARLIVDPGLRQRFLEAPAATCASLELSAPATEALLQAGPAHIDLFGREVSAKRFALLAKIAPATLKLLQKERLLHGLTTRFVTTYLPRESREFPNRSVRDGFWLLDLVERMFADGEFQLAHLRDIARFERAQLSLYSTQPPVESALAARAARDARPEPTDAELLTARPRLGAHTQVERFGCDVIEAIRRVTSGASLEDVATTPTLILFLKAPGWRNVQPMGINERTATVLALCDGQCTTAELLARLASRGSTEDKDRTEAGGLKLIRDLYRLGALMLDFGMEQ, from the coding sequence GTGGTCTCTCTGCGTGAACTGCCATTCCTGGGTGTCGGCATCGGCTTTCGGCCGGAGCTACAGAAGGAGCAGTCGAGGCATCTGGATCGGATCGACTGGTTCGAGCTGATCGCCGACCGCTACCTCCGCTCCGTGCCGGAGAGCATCGAGCGCGCCAGGGCCATGAAGGGCCGACAGGCGCTCGTCCCCCATGGTCTCGAGCTGTCCGTCGGGACCGAGGGGCCGCTCGACCTTCAATACTGTGACGAGGTCGCCGAGCTGGTGCGCACGCTGCGCGCGCCGTTCTACAGCGACCACCTGTGCATGACGAAGGCAGGGGGCTTCGAGATCGGCCAGCTCACGCCGCTGCCGTTCACGGAGGCCGCCGCGCGCCGCGCGGCCCGGAAGGCCCGTGACATCCAGCGGCTGCTGGGCGTGCCTTTCCTCTTGGAGAACGTCTCCTACAGCTTCGCCTTCCCCAGCCCGATGACCGAGCAGGCCTTCGTGTCGCGCGTCGTCACCGAGGCGGACTGCGGCCTCCTGCTGGACCTCACCAACGTCTTCATCAACTCCCAGAACCACCGGTACGACCCTTACGCCTTCCTGGAGGCGCTCCCGCTGGACCGCGTCATCCAGATCCACCTGGCGGGGGGCGAGAAGCACGGCGGACGCTGGGTGGACAGCCACAGCCAGTCCGTCGACGCGCACCCCGAGGTGTGGCGCCTGCTGGAGTACGTCGTCGCTCGCAGCCCCGTGCGCGCCGTGCTGATTGAGCGGGACCAGAACTTCCCCTCGGAGTTCCAGGAGATGCTCCAGGACATCGAGCACGCCCGGGAGATCCTCGGACGCCGAGGCGCCGTGGAGGCTCCCGCTCCCGCCGCGCTTCCCCCGGAGTTGGACGCATCCCCTGCCCTCCTGCCCGTGGATGAGCCGCGCTTCCAGGCCGCGCTGGCCCGCCTCATCGTGGACCCGGGCCTGCGCCAGCGCTTCCTGGAGGCGCCGGCCGCGACGTGTGCCTCGCTGGAGCTGAGCGCCCCCGCCACCGAGGCGCTGCTCCAGGCGGGCCCCGCGCACATCGACCTGTTCGGGCGCGAGGTCTCCGCCAAGCGCTTCGCGCTGCTGGCCAAGATCGCCCCGGCGACCCTCAAGCTGCTCCAGAAGGAGCGGCTGCTGCACGGCCTCACCACCCGCTTCGTCACCACGTACCTGCCCCGTGAGTCACGGGAGTTCCCCAATCGCTCCGTGCGCGATGGCTTCTGGCTGCTCGACCTGGTGGAGCGGATGTTCGCCGACGGCGAGTTCCAGCTCGCGCACCTGCGAGACATCGCCCGCTTCGAGCGCGCGCAGCTGAGCCTCTACTCCACGCAGCCGCCGGTGGAGAGCGCGCTGGCCGCCCGCGCCGCGCGCGATGCGCGCCCGGAGCCCACCGACGCCGAGCTGCTCACGGCGCGCCCCCGCCTGGGCGCCCACACGCAGGTGGAGCGCTTCGGGTGTGACGTCATCGAAGCCATCCGCCGGGTGACGAGCGGCGCCTCGCTGGAGGACGTCGCCACCACGCCCACCCTCATCCTCTTCCTCAAGGCCCCAGGCTGGCGCAACGTGCAGCCCATGGGCATCAACGAGCGCACGGCCACGGTGCTCGCGCTGTGCGATGGCCAGTGCACCACCGCGGAGCTGCTCGCTCGGCTCGCGTCGCGGGGCTCGACAGAGGACAAGGACCGGACCGAAGCGGGGGGCCTGAAGCTCATCCGAGACCTCTACCGCCTGGGCGCCCTCATGCTGGACTTCGGCATGGAGCAGTGA
- the hflX gene encoding GTPase HflX: MSKTPPTPRPPVILVGVQFPTVSDTEHAADLAELKRLVHTLGYDAVATVSQRRGALATGTVLGKGKLKDLAALTGGPGVVSSGARDRTSKARAKWEAAEEEGTEEAAPEPTGEPPEGADAPVEDEEDFDAEDEETSETGLDASGPRPTMVVVDHELSPSQLRNLEKATGVPVMDRTGVIVDIFHRHARSHEARMQVEIARLSYLAPRLRESSGGSERQQGRGSGDSAVELDRRKIRDRLAELRAGLAAIEKEQDQRRYARREQLRVALVGYTNAGKSSMMRALTGSEVLVADQLFATLDTTVRALHPETRPRVLVSDTVGFIQKLPHDLVASFRSTLDEALEASLLLYVVDASDPTWPAQLEVTRSVLREIGADVVPSKLLLNKCDRLDEAARDALRAEHPEAVLLSAHRPEDVAGLRLDILRFFEASMVEAQLSIPYSSQGRIGEVYEHTTVLAEAYDEHGRKLRVRGLPGAIARLTRAFPAEPTKED, translated from the coding sequence ATGTCGAAGACGCCGCCCACCCCCCGCCCGCCTGTCATCCTCGTGGGCGTCCAGTTCCCCACCGTGTCGGACACGGAGCACGCCGCGGACCTCGCGGAGTTGAAGCGACTGGTGCACACCCTGGGCTACGACGCCGTCGCCACGGTGAGCCAACGCCGGGGCGCGCTCGCCACCGGGACGGTGCTCGGCAAGGGGAAGCTCAAGGATCTGGCCGCGCTCACCGGCGGCCCGGGCGTCGTGTCGTCGGGTGCGCGCGACAGGACCAGCAAGGCCCGCGCGAAGTGGGAGGCCGCCGAGGAGGAGGGCACCGAGGAGGCCGCCCCCGAGCCCACGGGCGAGCCCCCCGAGGGAGCGGACGCCCCCGTGGAGGACGAGGAGGACTTCGACGCGGAAGACGAGGAGACGTCCGAGACCGGGCTGGACGCGAGCGGTCCCCGCCCCACGATGGTGGTGGTGGACCACGAGCTCTCCCCCAGCCAGCTTCGCAACCTGGAGAAGGCCACCGGCGTCCCGGTGATGGACCGCACCGGCGTCATCGTCGACATCTTCCACCGGCACGCGCGCAGCCACGAGGCCCGCATGCAGGTGGAGATTGCCCGGCTCAGCTACCTGGCGCCCCGGCTCCGGGAGTCCTCGGGCGGGAGCGAGCGCCAGCAGGGGCGCGGCTCGGGTGACTCCGCGGTGGAGCTGGACCGGCGGAAGATTCGCGACCGGCTCGCGGAGCTGCGCGCGGGGCTCGCCGCCATCGAGAAGGAGCAGGACCAGCGTCGGTACGCCCGCCGCGAGCAGCTCCGGGTGGCCCTGGTCGGCTACACCAACGCGGGCAAGTCCTCGATGATGCGCGCCCTCACGGGGAGCGAGGTCCTGGTCGCCGACCAGCTCTTCGCCACCCTGGACACCACCGTGCGCGCGCTGCACCCGGAGACGCGCCCCCGCGTGCTCGTCTCGGACACCGTGGGCTTCATCCAGAAGCTGCCGCACGACCTGGTCGCCTCGTTCCGCTCCACCCTGGACGAGGCGCTGGAGGCGTCGCTGCTGCTGTACGTGGTGGACGCGTCCGATCCGACGTGGCCCGCCCAGCTGGAGGTCACCCGGTCCGTGCTGCGAGAGATTGGCGCGGACGTGGTGCCGAGCAAGCTGCTGCTCAACAAGTGCGACCGGTTGGATGAGGCCGCGCGCGACGCCCTGCGCGCCGAGCATCCTGAGGCGGTGCTGCTGTCCGCCCACCGCCCCGAGGACGTCGCCGGGCTGCGGCTGGACATCCTGCGCTTCTTCGAGGCGTCCATGGTGGAGGCCCAGCTGAGCATCCCCTACTCAAGCCAGGGACGCATCGGCGAGGTGTATGAGCACACCACCGTGCTGGCCGAGGCGTACGACGAGCACGGCCGGAAGCTGCGCGTGCGCGGCCTGCCCGGGGCGATTGCCCGGCTCACACGCGCCTTTCCCGCCGAGCCAACAAAGGAGGACTGA